Part of the Sandaracinaceae bacterium genome, GGCCGTGAAGAGGCTGAGGTCGGTGTAGAGGCGCGCCGTGTGCGGGTTGTAGTTGCCCGTGCCCAAGTGCACGTAGCGCCGCAGCTTGCCGCTCTCGCGCCGCACGATGAGCATGACCTTGCAGTGCGTCTTGAGGCCGACCAAGCCGTAGACCACGTGCACCCCCGCCTGCTCGAGCTTGCCGGCCCAGTGGATGTTGTTCTCTTCGTCGAAGCGCGCCTTGATCTCCACCAGCGCGACGACGTGCTTGCCCTGCTCGGCGGCGCGTACGAGCGCAGCCACCACGGGGCTGTCGCCGCTGGTGCGGTAGAGGGTCTGCTTGATGGCCAGCACGTCGGGGTCGCGCGCGGCGCGCTCGAGCAGCTCCACGACGGGGTCGAAGCTCTCGTACGGGTGGTGCAAGAGCACGTCGCCACGCGAGATGGTGTCGAAGGGGTCTCCTTCGCTGAGGGCCGCCACTTGGACACCGTTGGCCGGGGGGTCGCGCAGCTCGCGCATCCCGCGCAGCGGACGGCCCAACTCCACCAACTCCTCGAGCGCCAGCGGCGCCACGCTCGGGATGACGAAGTCCGGGTCCAGCTCCATGGCGTCCGTCAGCAGCGAGAGCGCCTGTTCCGGGCAGTCGTGGGCGACGCTGAGGGTCACCGCGTTCCCGCGGTCGCGGCGCCGCACCTCTTCGGTAATGACGTCCAGCAGGTCCTCCGCCTCCTCCTCGTCGATGGAGAGGTCGAAGTTGCGCAGCACCCGGAAAGGCCACGCGCCCAGGCTGCGGAACCCGCGGAACAGCTCGTTCGCGTGCTGCGCCACCAGCTGCTCCAGCAAGACGACGCGCTTGCCAGCCTGCTCCGGGTCGGCGGTGGGCAAGGCGACGACGCGAGGGAGCACCGGCGGCACCTGCAGCAGCGCGAAGGCTGGCTCCCCGACGCGCTCGCCCGCCAGCATGACGATCAACTGGAGGTCCTTGTTGCGCATGTGCGGGAAGGGGTGCCCGGGATCGAGCGCGAGGGGCGTCAGGACGGGGTAGACCTGCGTGTCGAAGTACTCCCGCAGCCAGCGCTGCTCCTCGCCCTCCAGCTCGCGCGGGTCCACGCGCATCACGCCATGCTCCCGAAGCGCGGGCTCGAGCTGGTCGATGAACACTTGGCTCATGTCGCTCATCAGGCGCGCCACGCGCGCGGCGATGGCGGTGATCTGCTGGCGGGCCGTGAGCCCGTCGGGGCTGCCGCTCGAGATGTGCTCGGCGCGCTGCTCGAGGAGGCCTGCCACCCGCACCATGAAGAACTCGTCGAGGTTGCTCGCGCAGATGCCCAGGAACTTCAGGCGCTCCAGCAGGGGTACGCTGGGATCGCTGGCCTCGTCGAGCACGCGCTGGTTGAACTCGAGCCAGGACAGCTCTCGATTGATGAACAGCGCGCTGGGTTCCGCGAGACTCGTGAGCGTGGTCATAGTGCGTGCTTGGCCTTGATCTCCAGATAGCGGCGCACGGTCGACAGCGCCAGCTCCGAAGCCGACGCCTCCACCAGCCCCACGCCGCTCTTCGCGAGGTGCGCCTTCACCCGCTCCCGGTCCGTCAGCAGGTCCGCCGCCGCCGCCCGCGCGTAGACCTCGCTCGTGTTGGTCGCCGGGGCGTCGGCCAGCCGGGTCGCTAGAGGCTCTTCCAGGGTCACGCACAGGGGGAGATGCTTCTGCCGCAGGACCGCGGCGCATTCGGCGAGGGGCATGGCGTGCTCCTCGTCCAACAGGTCGCTGAACAGTACGACAAGCGCGCGCTTTCTCACGCGTGTTCGCACAAACGACACAAGTGAACGAAAATCGACAAACGTCGACTGCGCCTCCACGTCGAAGCTCGCCTCGAGCAGCCGCGCATAGTGCCCTGCCCCACGACCCGGCGGCACGTACCTCGAGACGCCCGCGCCGAAGATGACGAGCCCCACTTGGTCGCCCTGACGCAGCGCGAACCACGCCAGCATCAGCGCAGCGTGAAGGGCGTGGTCGAGCTTCGTCAGACCCGCGCGACCCGCGTGCTCGTCCATACGCGCGGCCATCATGCGCCCGACGTCCAGGCCCAGGACAATGGTCTGGCTGCGCTCGTGCTGCAGGACGCGCGTCACGGGTCGTCGGCGCTTGGCGGTCGACTTCCAATCGAGGTCGCGGAACGGGTCGCCGGCGACGTACTCGCGCAGCTGGGCGAACTCACCGCCTCCGCCCAGCTGTCGGACCTGTCGGTTGCCCGCGTGCTGCTGGTCTCGGAGCCGCAGCTGCAGCTCGTCGCCACGGGTGCCGAGGACGTCGGGGTAGACCCGCACCGGGGAGGCCGCGGGCGCGCGGACACGGAGGGCTCCGAGCCCGAGCGGGCCCTCTAGGTGGAGGTAGACATCCCCGAGGGTGTAGCTTCCCCGACGCGTCGGTACGAGCGTGTACGGCGCGCGTGTACGCCCGTACGGGGGAAGGACCAGCGACAGCTCGGCAGGCGCCACGGTCAGCTCGCTCGGGGGCGTGTCGCGGAGCCGGACACGCACGAGCGTCGGGTGCGGGTTGTGAACCACGAGCTCGGCGCGGGCGTCACGGCCGCTCACTAGGCGGTCCAGCACATGGCGCGACACGCGCGGAACGCAACGGCGCAGGCGCCGCGCCTCCAGCCAAGCTCCCAGCAGCAGCAGCCCATCGTACGCGACGACCAGCCACAACCCGAGCCCAGATCCTCCATCGAGCGCAGCGAGGGGCAGCCCGAGAGCGGCGAGCCACAGCAGGCGTCGGCCCGGCAGGCCCCCCTGCCGCGCCGATGCTCCACGCGACCCGGTCGGCGCGTCGAAGGCATCGTCGTGTAGGGCATCCGTCGCGGTGCGCTGTGCCGTCCAGGCGAGGTTCACCGTGGTACGTCCACCGTCGTCGCGATGCGACGCAGCACCGCATGACCATCCAGCCCGTCGAGCTCGACGTCGGGGGACAAGACCAGGCGATGCGCGATGACGGAGGGAAGCATCCGAACCACGTCGTCCGGCGTGACGAAGTCTCGTCCCTCCAACACAGCGGCCCAGCGCGCGGCGACCATCAGGTGCACGCCAGCGCGCGGCCCCGCGCCCAGCAGCACCATGGAGCTGCCGCGCGTGGCTCGGATCAGGTCGCGCACATAGCGACGCACTGGCTCCTCCACGCGCACGAGAGCACCGAGCGCCCGCGCGCTGTCCAGCATCGCGGGCGTAGCGACGGGCCTCACGCCGCTCTGCACGACGTCCTCGGAGCCGACCGCTGCCGTCGCCGCCGCCAGAATGCGGTCTTCCTCCTCGGCGCTGGGGTAGCCCACCTGGATCTTGAGCAAGAAGCGGTCGAGCTGGGCTTCGGGCAGCGGGTAGGTGCCCTCCTGCTCGACCGGGTTCTGTGTGGCGAAGACCGTGAAGTGCGTCCCGAGATCGTGGCGCTCCCCGTCGATGGAGACCTGCCTCTCCTGCATGGCCTCGAGCAACGCGCTCTGGGTCTTGGCCGGCGCACGGTTGATCTCGTCGGCCAGCAGCAGCTGAGCGAAGATCGGACCCTTCGTCATGCGGAAGGCTCCCGACTGTAGGTCGAACACGTGTGTGCCGAGGATGTCGCTGGGCATGAGGTCGGGCGTGAACTGGATGCGCCCGAACTGCAGGCCGACCGACGCGGCGAGCGTCCGGACCATGAGCGTCTTGGCGGTCCCCGGCACGCCCTCGAGCAACACGTGTCCGCGGGCCAGCAGGGCAATCATCATCGCGTCGATGGCCTCCTCCTGACCGACAACCACCTTGCTCACCTCCGCGGCGATGGCCTCTCGGAGCTGCACGACCGGGCGCACGTCGAAGGCCGCAGGGACGTTGCTGGCGGGGAGGGATTCGAGGTCGAGGTCGGTCATGACGTGGGCGCTTCGAGGGTGGGTGGGGACGGTGACGGGGTGGGCCGGGCCAGCGCCGGGAGTACATCCGGCGCACAGGCACGAGCAACCAGGATGTCGACGCGCTGAGTCAACGTGAGGAGGGCCTTCTCGCTGGTCACGGGCTCGGCGAAGAGCTGGAGCAGAGCTTCTGTGGCGTCCGCCGCCTGATGCCGGCCCAGCGCGCGTAGCTGACCGACCACCTGCTCGGGGCGGCGCGCGTGGATGCGCTGATGGGTTGCCACCCGGTCGAGCGCGCGGACGAGGAGCACCCGAAGGACGCCGCCACGGTCCGCCGAGCGTGCGTAGAGAGCGCTGGTTGCCGCGACGTACGAGACGGTGCCGCCGGGCGGCTGTGAGGCAGGCTCCTCCAGCTCACCCAGGGGACGACCCGAGCGGAGCAGCCAGAGCGCGCCGAGGAACAGGAGCTGCAGCAGGACGACGCTCACCCCGACTTGCCGCAAGTAACGAACGAGCGAGCGCGTACCCCCGGTCCCAAGGTGGTACTCGTCGAAGACCACCGGCGCCCCCGCGGGCGCGTACGCGTCGACCAGGCGGCTGATGAGCACGCCGCCATGCTGCGACAGGACGCGCTCGTTGGCGAGCATGCTCGCAGACGCGACGAGGATGACGTGACCCTGTCCCAGCTCGAGTGCCAGAACGGCGTCACGTCCTCCGAAGCCAGCGAGCACTTGCACGTCTGCGTTGTCTCGGAGGTCTCCCCGCACCAGGCGCGCCGGGCGACTCATCGGGACGCCCCCGAGGTCGGACAAGGGACCTTCGTTCGCGACCGCCCCGTACACCGCCTCACCGTCCGCACCGGTCGCGAGATACCAAGGGTCGAGCTCCTTGCTCTCGGCCTCCTGCAGCCGCGCGGCGTCGGCATCCGCCGACTCGGGATCGGCGCCGCCTGGTTCGGGAGGTTCGACGGCCGGCGGCTCCGACTGCGAGGGTGCCCCTCGCTGTAGCTCGCCGAGGACCTCGGCCAGATCAGGAGGACCGC contains:
- the ppk1 gene encoding polyphosphate kinase 1, with product MTTLTSLAEPSALFINRELSWLEFNQRVLDEASDPSVPLLERLKFLGICASNLDEFFMVRVAGLLEQRAEHISSGSPDGLTARQQITAIAARVARLMSDMSQVFIDQLEPALREHGVMRVDPRELEGEEQRWLREYFDTQVYPVLTPLALDPGHPFPHMRNKDLQLIVMLAGERVGEPAFALLQVPPVLPRVVALPTADPEQAGKRVVLLEQLVAQHANELFRGFRSLGAWPFRVLRNFDLSIDEEEAEDLLDVITEEVRRRDRGNAVTLSVAHDCPEQALSLLTDAMELDPDFVIPSVAPLALEELVELGRPLRGMRELRDPPANGVQVAALSEGDPFDTISRGDVLLHHPYESFDPVVELLERAARDPDVLAIKQTLYRTSGDSPVVAALVRAAEQGKHVVALVEIKARFDEENNIHWAGKLEQAGVHVVYGLVGLKTHCKVMLIVRRESGKLRRYVHLGTGNYNPHTARLYTDLSLFTARDAFGEDATSLFNLLTSCTGPEEWKRLVVAPLGLHERILGLIMREAQLAREGKRARIIAKMNSLVDPEVILALYRASQAGVQIDLIVRGICCLRPGVPQLSENIRVRSVIDRFLEHSRVFAFEAGGAQEVYASSADWMPRNFQRRVEVMFPFEDEKLKRRILDRVLGLALRDDTKAHELQADGSYRRVVGEGACRSQADLQRAALESARRVDAERREERPFFVRPVRIRPTKHAVPSQTMPPPVAAAAPVVQDPADVPAPPPVLVDVSAPPPASAPTVFAPSSVTDDAPPAARD
- a CDS encoding DUF58 domain-containing protein, whose amino-acid sequence is MNLAWTAQRTATDALHDDAFDAPTGSRGASARQGGLPGRRLLWLAALGLPLAALDGGSGLGLWLVVAYDGLLLLGAWLEARRLRRCVPRVSRHVLDRLVSGRDARAELVVHNPHPTLVRVRLRDTPPSELTVAPAELSLVLPPYGRTRAPYTLVPTRRGSYTLGDVYLHLEGPLGLGALRVRAPAASPVRVYPDVLGTRGDELQLRLRDQQHAGNRQVRQLGGGGEFAQLREYVAGDPFRDLDWKSTAKRRRPVTRVLQHERSQTIVLGLDVGRMMAARMDEHAGRAGLTKLDHALHAALMLAWFALRQGDQVGLVIFGAGVSRYVPPGRGAGHYARLLEASFDVEAQSTFVDFRSLVSFVRTRVRKRALVVLFSDLLDEEHAMPLAECAAVLRQKHLPLCVTLEEPLATRLADAPATNTSEVYARAAAADLLTDRERVKAHLAKSGVGLVEASASELALSTVRRYLEIKAKHAL
- a CDS encoding MoxR family ATPase — encoded protein: MTDLDLESLPASNVPAAFDVRPVVQLREAIAAEVSKVVVGQEEAIDAMMIALLARGHVLLEGVPGTAKTLMVRTLAASVGLQFGRIQFTPDLMPSDILGTHVFDLQSGAFRMTKGPIFAQLLLADEINRAPAKTQSALLEAMQERQVSIDGERHDLGTHFTVFATQNPVEQEGTYPLPEAQLDRFLLKIQVGYPSAEEEDRILAAATAAVGSEDVVQSGVRPVATPAMLDSARALGALVRVEEPVRRYVRDLIRATRGSSMVLLGAGPRAGVHLMVAARWAAVLEGRDFVTPDDVVRMLPSVIAHRLVLSPDVELDGLDGHAVLRRIATTVDVPR
- a CDS encoding DUF4350 domain-containing protein produces the protein MTRVLMRALVAVLVVLGLGLSGLMCARVADRGRYAAPLSTYSAGPDGARAVYDLIASHGRPVQRWVEDLWALPPDGALVALGGCEAALHRPLSRYEAERLHEWVSAGGTLMVFGAHDYLPTDFPIRLQRASGVCGPPDLAEVLGELQRGAPSQSEPPAVEPPEPGGADPESADADAARLQEAESKELDPWYLATGADGEAVYGAVANEGPLSDLGGVPMSRPARLVRGDLRDNADVQVLAGFGGRDAVLALELGQGHVILVASASMLANERVLSQHGGVLISRLVDAYAPAGAPVVFDEYHLGTGGTRSLVRYLRQVGVSVVLLQLLFLGALWLLRSGRPLGELEEPASQPPGGTVSYVAATSALYARSADRGGVLRVLLVRALDRVATHQRIHARRPEQVVGQLRALGRHQAADATEALLQLFAEPVTSEKALLTLTQRVDILVARACAPDVLPALARPTPSPSPPTLEAPTS